The Lathyrus oleraceus cultivar Zhongwan6 chromosome 5, CAAS_Psat_ZW6_1.0, whole genome shotgun sequence genome includes the window aattaaataaaagtaaaaaatcaagttttaattatttataattaAGAAAAAGAAACGGAATTGTTTAATTTCTAACTAATAATAAGATAAAGTAAATATCTTATTCCCAGATAATAACTATAATCAACACGGaatgaaaatacaaaaaaatatgtAATAAGAGTTGGGATTAGGGATTAATTCTAGAATAATTAGATATATTAAAATCATGGATTAATTTTTAAATGggttaatataaataatataaaaaatagGGTTAATTATGGGATATTAACTAATTTGGAAAATTATGGTTAATTTATGGGATAGAATAATTTAAGGTTAATTTATAGGATAACTATTGGTTAATTTAGGGGTAATCATGGGATAAAATTATGGGATAAAATCAGGGATAAGAGATATATcatttaatatttaatattatcATTTATctattttcttaaataaattaaatattatagTTTTTTGCAAAATAATTAAAggataaaatcaattcatcaCACTTCAAACTGTAAGTCCTCTACCCTAGTGTATTGAGATATTTTCTTAAAATCAATACTTCTCCGCCTCCGATGCGTGAgaattttcaagggataaaaacaaacaacaaacaacCTTTTTATACAAGAGCTACGGTACTATGATCCCTCGCCTAGTGTGAAAGTATGTAGGCATAGAATTGTAAAATCTAACGAGTACGATAATAAAAAATCTTTTTTGGGTCTcccatttatttaattaaaatatttacttaataaaaatatgataaataattaataattacACAATAATCAAACGAACATCTGTAAGCTCACACTAACCCTAGAATTGAAGGAGGATCacattgagtacaatggaggtaaggggtgcaTAGTATATTTTTCTtacttaactgactcccgaacctagCATCTCAGCCTTAGTTATTAGGTATTCTCATTATTTTCCTGTTCCTTAGGAAAGAATAAAGGATGACGGCGACTATGTCATTTTTCCATCCGCGACAACAAATATTGAGTTTTACTAATTAATTtagaaaaaaaataaagaaaaaaaatttaaCAAAGAAAAAATGGAATTTTGAAAGGCGCCAAGTGAGAAATATTAATTAAACAATTGAAGAAACATAAAAATGAAGTAACCGGGATTCGAAGCAACTTTCctaatatttatattaaaattcGAGGTAATAggttatattaaaaataaaatagcGGAAACTGCGGTAACATGTTGTTAGCTTGACGCTACAAAGAACTATACCCTCGGTTTTTAGCATGTTCGAGGTGAAAGTTTCGTCATAAAAATTGTTATTTGTATTAGTGTCTTATTCTTTTAACTTTGAGACTCcctatatataatatatatatatattataatatatattatatataataatattatatatatatatatatatatatatatatatataatctaaATTTTCTCTAaataaagaaaaattaaaatttttagACTCTTGAAAAACTTTTGTGATGTATCCGATATTTGGATAATTATATTGAATTTTTAACAAAATCTTTGAATTTTGGAAATATGAATAAGTTTTACCGGATTTTCTTAAAATCTACCCGATTTTTTAAGAAATCGTGAAGATTTACCAAATCTTTTGGAAATATTTggtttaattaaattttttttgttatattttatttcaattttttttaaatacatGAAAATATGTTGGAATTTTGAGAAAATTTGGTTTAACCTAAGTATTTTggttgatttttttttaattttttagaAGTACATGAAAATGCACTTAGAAAAATCCAGTGTTGGACAACTGTTTTAAAAAATCCAAGAAGTAACATCGTATACAGGATATTCTAAAAAATCTGAGAAGTAACATGGTATATCGgatattttaaaaattcaatatTTGTGTCTCTTTATtcactgctgaagctgaatatattgtTGCATGGAGCAGTTGTATCCAATTGCTCTGGATGATATAGATGTTGAATGAGTATAATGTCGaacaagatgtcatgacattattctgtgaaAACTTGAGTACCATTAATATTTCAAAGAGTCATGTCCAACACAGTAAGCCCAAGCACATTGACATAAGACATCATTTCATCAGTGAACTTGTGGAAAATAAAGTTGTAAACCTTGAGCATGTAGCAGCTGAAAGATACTTGTTGGCATATTTACTAAGGTCGTAGATGCAATTCAATTTGAAAGGTTAAGGGGTGCTATTGGTATTTTCTTATTTGAGAGTTTATAGTAATCAAAGCTAGGGAGACGTGCAAGGAGAACAAGAAAGTATATCTCTCTCAAGGTCTGTGTGCACGTGAAATGAGGTTGACTATTCCAATTTCAAACTCTCATTTTAATTGGTCCATCGTTACAAGCAATGAAGGTAATCTTCTCTTTCTCTTTTGGACTCGGAATTTTGTTCAATTTCCCCTCAAGTGTTTCTATTTTTTTCAAAAATGACACACTCATCTGAAAAGCTAAAGCTAAAGAGGTGAATATGCTGGAAGATAAGTCTGGGAAGAAGGCTAGCGCTCAATAGTTACTGAAGAAGGATTTGAAAAAATTCAAGGTGGGGACACATGTTGGACCATCTGTGACTAGGAAGAGGTATGTCACAAAGATGAAATATTTGACGAAGAAGCCTCTTAAAATATATGATTCTAACTCAGATACTGATGAAGATTGTGTCACTTTCATTGAATCAAGTGGTTGGTCTGAAGATTTAGCCTGAGGTTTAATATTTCCAGAAGTTTTTGTATGGTTGTATGTTCCTTATTTTTTGGTCTATAATAATTCCTAAACATTCATGGATATGTTATGTTAGCGCTAATCTATTTTTATGGTTATATTACCATAAACAATGTTTCGCTGATCTGATCTATTTTCTATTTTTGCCAAATTGTGGCAAAAAGGGGAGTAGTGTGTGTTGGTAGTGTGTTCTAACTACTAACTGGGTTTGTAGAGCTTTGTTTAACATGAGTGTTGCAAGGTGTGTATGTGTTATTGAAGTATTGATGGGTGTGCTCACATGCTGGAGCATCTATCCCCTGAGCATGTGTGAGTTGATCTACTGATTATGTGTATGAACTCTAATGTTATGATGCTTGACATGTAGTAGTTATGAAGTATGCTAACTTCTTATTTGAATGACAATTGACTATTGACTCTAATTTGTGCACATGCTGACTAATTGTGTGTTTGTCTAATTAAGGAAGCATCATTGTGTGATTGACTGACTGATGCGTAACAACCACTTGATCTACTGATATTTGAAGGTGGTAAGAAACACAAaaaatgggggtttgaattgggtttctaaaaatgaaaactttttcaaaaccaactcaatcaaacaataatatgaacaagaaaaataacaagGTTATTTTTAAATTGGTTCGCTGTTAACGAAGCTACCTCCAGTCCATcctaccaaggtgatttttccttctcaacaaggacttaatccatgatcagtgcattttgatgcacgttcttccatgtttgtacttaagcatttcttcggtttgctttgattatttttatgttttaatgtgttttcataatttattttatttttgcacttatttaattttcgtatttaattttcagcattagcagctttcgcgagaaaaatcacatcttgagctaggagtatcggattgagacgtgctaccagtcgatggaaagctaagaaaaagatctacaacttttattcagaagtcgagagctgaatcagactgtagcagggccagaaaattcgttgaagttgcagcattagttttatttaagttttgggtcattagttttgggtttgggttatgttttcgatccagttgggttgtaaaccaaattccttgctttccatatacctagcagccgcataacataaggaatcactattcacgaaatacttgaaagctttggcaagaattctcatgaagaactaatcgatccaaacaatttgctgtattcgggttccgataccttgagattttagttattcttattcaggttttttattcctttcaatattaatatatgtattttgtttgcttaatccgatttacatatgctatattgatttaatccgattgattgtgtgatcctaactatagtcatgatttcgtttgcttaattcgttatcgagtccgtttaattcatgtttgcttaattcatgaaacttaatcccgtttgcttaattcagataataggaacatacaacttatactatcaattaCGCTTGTtagttgatattataatcgaataggaatagttaatctgcgattggaattacgatagtcgatgataggcaaagaccgaattagtaaattgttgctacaacttatttcaataatcacttattttaatctatttttttaattgaatcctaaaccaaccaaaaccccattaatcgttactatcattggttaattcattcaagaatccttttgagaacgataatccgagtcaatttgtcgctaactacgttttgtcaaaaatactcatttttgatccgcgcgcgacagcgaatcaaattggcgccgttgccggggattcttgtcgAATTAGCCAATAGTTTAGTTTTAAGTATTGTGTGTTTTTTTGTTCTACAATTTCCTATTATTTTTTCGAATTTTTCTACAGTTTCGCGTTCGGAGTTGCGTCTAGAGTCAGAAAAAACCGGTTTTTGGAAAATTTGTGTTTGATTGTATAAGTTTTTTACCTACTGGAAGCAGAAAAATCGTGCAATCAATACTCCTTTACTCTTGAGTAAGGGACTCTGACGTCAAATTTGCCAAATtccttgtttttctatttttaattgattttttactgttttcatagtgtcgaaaaaatccaaaaaaaatctcgaaatttttatttcatgtcattagattaagtttggtgcttttgtatttttctgaatttattttaatcttttttcttctttctatttGTTTTTGTCTATTTCGGAAATAATTGGTATTTCTgtgtttttttttattacatgGATGATCAAAGAACATTAAGGCAGTTTGTTGCtcctgatgttaattataatgacttttgtattgaatattctgatgtttcggttccttttgaattgaaatctaGTTTAATTACACTTGtttccaaggtttagtggtcttgcaggtgaggatccacatgagcatctgaaggaatttgaggttgtgtgctctgcaccttctggaccttcactagaagatattgtcaaacaaatggctgcaaataatctccagtttcaacaacaagtagattctactttaaagactttgcaaacacagattgggcagcttgccactttggtgaatgtcatgcagcaagctcaaggatcaaaccaacaatccttggaagaacattctgtttttcaaatagatttgatttctgaaattgttgatgatacttgtagtgatttgtttgcatctgattttccatcattgtctggttttgatgatgtttattcttgtgatatttgtacggaaactaaaatttgctctgtttgtgttgaaattgaggctgccttgcaagttaatattcttactgcagatgaggttgcaaataaagttgttcatgtagataaagctcttgacatcccggctgccccaaacactccttctattgagcagccaccttccctcgagctgaagcaacttgctgaaaatatgaaatatgcttatttagaaatgaatgaaaaactatcggctataatttcttctaaccttgatttcgatcaagaaaataagcttttgcaggttttaaggaagcataaaaaggcatttggttggacattggctgacattccagatcagattaccttcacgtgtccatttgacacttttacttctagaagattctttgatcctggaataaaaggcgaagatactaataaaaatttcaagttcaatggacattacccaaagctattccatgacagcctcactttggaagaagaaaatgtagaatatatctctttgggaaatgctgcttatgtgatcacctatcctccttgactactcgggtgtgttctttcctctctcttctctctcttattttatgtttgtttctttcattgaggacaatgcatattttaagtgtgggggagggaatactttattttctttgtttttgttctttgttttgttttgtttctgttttctttcaaaaaaaaattgcatttttgttgaaagttttaggctatagaataATTTGAGGTCGAGTTTGtggagacttgggaaaaattcacaagatcggtattattttaacaccgtaagtctcctgcatagggaaattgagttgaatttttattatgttttagccttacattctcatcctctgacagcttttgagtagtttatttcagcagtcagcaccatctcacacacactctacgcagggaagccgatgaatataagtgagtgttccaaaaaaaaaagagaaaaaaaataaaggaatgcaccttctaagtttggtgaccctcacccggtcacttaacccaacggttgtggaaccttcaaaaaaaagttggaaataagactcttttgtagttggttcagcggtttctggtgctgaacttggtagggcggattacggtccgatcccccgcaactacaattgagtaagcaaagggttatgccacttaagtaccagaaccccgtgcagaaaaggatcagagtcactaaccgatcgtcttgctatgagtgtgtggagataacgggcttaatgtgattgcgcctgaatgaaaaagagcaaaagaaggatgagtaagttaggctttaatataataacatgattcgagttaatttgtgtattcaggaggtttatgtctgcataactgtggattagtgttcgtacaatgtccttagtgtgcaagattagtacctatcgaagcaaacttaaccgaagatgacttgtagcctagaatgagtaaccgttgatgtgtctgtgttttgttttgtttttcattttgctcggagtgcaaaagttcaaatgtgggggaatttgatcagtgcattttgatgcacgttcttccatgtttgtacttaagcatttcttcgatttgctttgattatttttatgttttaatgtgttttcataatttattttatttttgcacttatttaattttcgtatttaattttcagcattagcagctttcgcgagaaaaatcacatcttgagctaggagtatcggattgagacgtgctaccagtcgatggaaagctaagaaaaagatctacaacttttgttcagaagtcgagagctgaatcagactgtagcagggccagaaaattcgttgaagttgcagcattagttttatttaagttttgggtcattagttttgggtttgggttatgttttcgatccagttgggttgtaaaccaaattccttgcTTTCCATATACCTAGCAACCGCATAACATAAGGAatcactattcacgaaatacttgaaagctttggcaagaattctcatgaagaactaatcgatccaaacaatttgctgtattcgggttccgataccttgagattttagttattcttattcaggttttttattcctttcaatattaatatatgtattttgtttgcttaatccgatttacatatgctatattgatttaatccgattgattgtgtgatcctaactatagtcacgatttcgtttgcttaattcgttatcgagtccgtttaattcatgtttgcttaattcatgaaacttaatctcgtttgcttaattcggataataggaacatacaacgtatactatcaattgcgcttgtcagttgatattataatcgaataggaatagttaatctgcgattggaattacgatagtcgatgataggcaaagaccgaattagtaaattgttgctacaacttatttcaataatcacttattttaatctatttttttaattgaatcctaaaccaaccaaaaccccattaatcgttactatcattggttaattcattcaagaatccttttgagaacgataatccgagtcaatttgtcgctaactacgttttgtcaaaaatactcgtttttgatccgcgcgcgacagcggatcaatCCACTATAACTAAAATTGGTTACAGACACCACAAAGACCAACCGTCTTTGTGTTTTTGAGTTtatctgactaaaacctagtcactcaagaAAATCACTCAAACAATTTAGGATTTATAAGTATGTGTTTACAATATTGCTTCTTGAAAAGCGGATTAACAAAAGTTAAGTACAATGAATCTCTCACACAGTAACGAGCAAAAGCTCTATGTGTATTTACAAAAACTATACACAAATAAAATTAAGTTCAACAAAGAGTGTGTGTATAAGCGTGGTATTGAACAGTGAATTAGCATTAGCCACTTATCCAATCTTCTAAGTCTTCTTTATATAGGTAGTTAAAAGATCCATTGGAGGGTAGAACTGGAATAACAAATCCTTTCATAAGTGTTTGCATATAGGAggcaaaatggtacaatagtattGTCCTTAGCCTACAAAGTCAGCGTAGTAGAGGGAAAGGtgatcttgtactgtgtactattttcctggcataaaaccttttgatcttatcttaTAATCTTTAGAGATTtctaataaaatgatgttgaaccatgcttagaaggatcaagagactagttgagagaatcttcagaacctcagtcttcagagtcttgacacatttcctcagaacctggtcttcagagtcttcagatcttATTCTTCAAAATCTCCAGAACTTGAGTGCATAAACTTGAAGGTTGTCAATCCTTCAGAGGATCTTCAATCAGAGTCGCAGTCAGAAGCTTTAGCATAAACGTTCATCAAAACTGTTATCTAAGAGCTTTCTAGAACTTGACAAAATCTTGTAAAACACTTGTATCTCTTCAGAGTTAAAGTGTGTTGATTCCATAAACTGACGACGTCACACGTCAatgcttcagagtcagaacttgTTAGTAAAAGCTACGCACTAGATAAAAACCATTAGTGTACAAAATTATTCAGTGAAACCGCCCTGACTCGTCTGTACATTCAGCTTAGCATCTTTACTTACTGGACATAAATCAAAGCCCAGACcaaataaaactgaaaaacaCGCAAGGGTCTGTCGATGATAATATATACTCATCAAAAATTCTAAAGAATCTAAACTTTGCATGACATGACAAAAGAAATTCTAGTGGCCAAGACCATTTGTCTTTGATCTAGAAGTATGATTCTCACTTTGGGTGAGACATGTTCTGGGTTCAAATCACGAAATGGCCTGTTATCTAAGTCTGAAACACATAATTTAACCTAAAACATCCAGCTAAATGTTATTGGTTAGTAATTATCAGCATAAACAATATCTTCTCTAATCTAATGCAGACCAAATTCAGCAGTACAATTTTATTGATCTTACTTTGCAATCTAGAATCTCTATACACACAATAAACACAATAAATGAATATACACAGTATAATAACAAGGCATGCTTTAAAACAGCATTTGGAAGGAATTCAGATACCAATAACACAACTGACTTCAAGATTTCTCAACTTAGCAAGGATTTGGAGAAACCCAAATTGGAAGCGGCCATCCGAACCAAGAATATGAATTTCGAGGATAACTCGGCAACAACGGGTCAATGATCTGATCCAACAATCTAAAGATGCCAAAATCATGTTTCCCATAAGCATCATCATGATTAGACTCGGAATAATCATCAGTGAAATATATACAATCTGCACAACATCCTACAAAATCACCAGCCGAATAACACATCGAAGAATTTCCACCTACAAACAAAGCCCTATCACCCAAGGTTTCGATTTTTTTCCACGCCATCACATTCCAATCCATCTTAAAAACCTCAAACCCCGCCGTCTTATACACAAACATATCATCGGATTCAATCCCCCCATCAGAAAACTCTTGCTCCAAAATCCGAGTAACCAACAACATTTCCTCACCGGAAAACACCACATAAAAGATATCCCCGGAGAATTCAACCGGCGCAGTCATCTGAATAACAGAAACTCTCCGAACATCAACATCACACACCGCAATCATCCCTCCCTTGCTCACAGCATAAAACAATCCTTTATGATACACAACATCTTCCCAAAACTGGAAAACCTCATCGCTCATGAAAATCCAAGAATCATAACCCTTTTTACAGAAAGCCAAATTATTATACCCATCAACAATAGCAAACGCGACGAATTCATCGTCTTCGTCTCGCGAAGGGCTGGACGATAAAACAATTTTTCTAATGAAATAGTTACACATTTGTCTCAAGTTGAAATAACCCAAATCACCGTTAGGGTTTCTAACCAAATACTCACGCCCAATATTCGAATAATCGAAGCTTACCACATTAGGGAAAGTGTTCAGCGGAGGAAGAAAGAGAGTGTCGCGTGTTAAGGGGTTGAAAAGACGAATCTGAGGGGTTTCGTCGAGAATAATGAGGCAGCCATGAGAAGAACCGCAGATGCGAGTGCGATGAGAAGGAAGAGG containing:
- the LOC127085137 gene encoding F-box protein At2g26160, yielding MDAPWTELPPEIIETISQKLTIYTDYIRFRSVCRTWFSSVPKTPLHLPPQLPWLIFSHQSFFDISTHKTHLINLPLPSHRTRICGSSHGCLIILDETPQIRLFNPLTRDTLFLPPLNTFPNVVSFDYSNIGREYLVRNPNGDLGYFNLRQMCNYFIRKIVLSSSPSRDEDDEFVAFAIVDGYNNLAFCKKGYDSWIFMSDEVFQFWEDVVYHKGLFYAVSKGGMIAVCDVDVRRVSVIQMTAPVEFSGDIFYVVFSGEEMLLVTRILEQEFSDGGIESDDMFVYKTAGFEVFKMDWNVMAWKKIETLGDRALFVGGNSSMCYSAGDFVGCCADCIYFTDDYSESNHDDAYGKHDFGIFRLLDQIIDPLLPSYPRNSYSWFGWPLPIWVSPNPC